A region from the Vespula pensylvanica isolate Volc-1 chromosome 9, ASM1446617v1, whole genome shotgun sequence genome encodes:
- the LOC122631650 gene encoding coiled-coil-helix-coiled-coil-helix domain-containing protein 7: MNKLNNTNINISKVTDVKRNLRRNHEADNPCLKEYDLSLECLSNNNYIRDACQAYFNNYKICQKFWQKIVADRKLKDIKPYLPSPEDRENIKNEYLKFNIK; this comes from the exons atgaacaagtTGAACAATACAAATATCAACATCTCAAAGGTAAcagatgtaaaaagaaatttgcgaCGGAATCATGAAGCAGATAATCCATGTTTAAAG gAATACGATTTATCTTTAGAATGCTTgagcaataataattatattcgtgATGCTTGCCAAGCCTacttcaataattataaaatttgtcagAAGTTCTGG CAAAAAATAGTGGCTGATCGTAAACTAAAAGATATCAAACCTTATCTTCCATCTCCAgaagatcgagaaaatataaagaacgaatatctcaaatttaatattaaatag
- the LOC122631651 gene encoding 46 kDa FK506-binding nuclear protein: protein MFWGLIMEPNKRYTQTVEKSFHVSMATLDVASADDDVVQVTVYYDGTNYLLCSLKKGSVWQVPLDLHFQEGTKIAFTCNGHSRVHLTGYLIPDDLVDEIEEEEEEEEKVQQLIDKQSKRKAIDFPKGNKKVKRVKNEVESSEDDDLELDGTNNDEDIDEEEEEEERKESLLNEDDDDDDDDDDDDDINEEEEEKIRKKFSKQQQQGKKNKQVEQLQQKKKQDKQKLVNGKDIKQNQQKKNKGEQQQQNTLNEQKKRVVEGGVQVKDIKTGNGAFAKAGKFVSVYFIGRLQNGKKFDATTQGDGFKFRLGRGEVIKGWDVGITGMKVGGKRQITIPPAMAYGAKGFPPAIPGNSTLIFEVELKNVH from the exons ATGTTTTGGG gtCTAATAATGGAACCGAATAAACGATACACTCAAACCGTTGAAAAATCATTCCACGTGTCTATGGCGACTTTGGATGTTGCAAGCGCCG ATGACGATGTAGTACAAGTGACTGTATATTATGATGGTACAAATTACTTACTCTGTAGTTTAAAAAAAGGTTCTGTATGGCAAGTACCACTTGATTTGCACTTTCAAGAGGGTACTAAAATAGCTTTCACATGTAATGGGCACAGTCGTGTGCATTTAACTGGATATTTAATACCAGATGATTTAGTTgatgaaatagaagaagaggaagaagaggaagaaaaagttcaACAATTAATTGACAAGCaatcaaagagaaaagcaatAGATTTtccaaaaggaaataaaaaagtaaaaagagtaaaaaatgaaGTTGAATCGTCAGAAGATGATGATTTGGAATTAGATGGAACAAATAATGATGAAGAtatcgatgaagaagaagaagaagaagaaagaaaggaatctctgttgaatgaa gatgatgatgatgatgatgatgatgacgatgacgatgacattaatgaagaagaagaggaaaagatacgaaaaaaattcagcaaacagcaacaacagggaaagaagaataagcAAGTAGAACAACTAcagcaaaaaaagaagcaagataaacaaaaattggTAAATGGAAAGGATATCAAACAgaatcaacaaaaaaagaataaaggagaACAGCAACAACAGAATACTTTAAATGAGCAGAAGAAAAGGGTGGTTGAGGGAGGTGTACAAGTAAAAGACATTAAAACAGGCAATGGTGCATTTGCAAAAGCAGGAAAATTTGTTTCTGTGTACTTTATAGGACGATTGCAAAATGGCAAGAAATTTGATGCCACTACACAGGGAGATGGTTTTAAATTTAGACTCGGAAGGGGTGAAGTTATCAAAGGTTGGGATGTAGGCATTACTGGTATGAAAGTTGGTGGAAAGAGACAAATTACAATACCTCCAGCTATggc gtATGGTGCTAAGGGTTTTCCACCTGCTATTCCTGGCAACAGCACACTTATTTTTGAAGTTGAACTAAAAAATGTCCATTAA
- the LOC122631649 gene encoding ethanolaminephosphotransferase 1-like isoform X2, translated as MHPFWNKVVEYCPKWVAPNVLTFSGFLFTVLNFVVFATFDYYFYASSDDHSQYSPIPHWVFAIAAFNIFMAYTLDGIDGKQARRTQTSGPLGELFDHGLDSWTAMLITVCMYSVFGRTDHSVSPLRMYFILWNVFVNFYLSHWEKYNTGVLFLPWGYDASMLATILVFILTSVGGHEAWKFYLPGGISAGIMFEMLLYVSALVSNLPVVLWNIYKSYRDKTGKMRTFPEAIRPLVPLVLLFMISTLWILFSQQNVLEKDPRIIYFAIGTTFSNICCRLIVSQMSNTRCEILPWILLPVTIATILSFVLPEMDLKSMYFVSILSLLAHVHYGTCVVRQMCRHFRIHTFHIKDHSD; from the exons ATGCATCCATTTTGGAATAAAGTTGTTGag taTTGTCCAAAGTGGGTAGCACCAAATGTATTAACATTCTCtggatttctttttactgTATTAAACTTTGTGGTATTTGCaacatttgattattatttttatgcatcAAGCGATGATCATTCACAATATTCTCCTATACCTCATTGGGTATTTGCAATAGCTgcatttaatatctttatggCATATACACTTG atGGTATTGATGGAAAACAAGCAAGACGTACACAAACTTCTGGGCCTTTGGGTGAATTGTTTGATCATGGTTTGGACAGTTGGACAGCAATGTTAATCACTGTTTGTATGTACTCAGTTTTTGGAAGGACAGATCATAGTGTTTCTCCATTACGAATGTATTTCATACTTTGGAatgtatttgttaatttttatttaagtcACTGGGAGAAATACAATACAGGTGTGCTATTCCTTCCTTGGGGATATGATGCATCTATGTTG GCAACTATTTTGGTATTTATCTTGACCAGTGTAGGTGGTCATGAAGCATGGAAATTCTACTTGCCAGGAGGAATATCAGCCGGAATAATGTttgaaatgttattatatgtTAGTGCCCTTGTTTCAAACTTACCAGTTGTACTTTGGAATATATACAA atCATATAGAGATAAGACAGGAAAAATGAGAACATTTCCAGAAGCAATAAGACCATTGGTGCCTTTAGTATTGTTATTTATGATTTCTACACTTTGGATATTATTCTCACAACAAAATGTATTGGAGAAGGATCCTCGTATCATATATTTTGCCATTGGCACtactttttctaatatatgc TGTCGCTTAATTGTATCTCAAATGAGCAATACTAGATGTGAAATATTGCCATGGATATTATTGCCAGTGACAATAGCAACTATTCTTTCATTTGTCTTGCCTGAAATGGATCTTAAATCTATGTACTTTGTATCAATTTTATCCTTACTTGCTCACGTTCACTATGGTACCTGTGTG gtGCGTCAAATGTGCCGTCATTTCCGAATTCATACATTCCATATAAAGGATCATTCTGATTGA
- the LOC122631804 gene encoding transcription elongation factor, mitochondrial-like isoform X1: MILVQKLDMVRQYTSSNLFVKQIRSVLYPYSRLMYSNRRNKKELDYNCAHNNYILKILNDKRIDYFKRYKIPESHANKLHLHREQYGSYKSLEDILEIQDMTKEILDAFIHSIINDKQYKNLQSFRRSIIFPSADIPREQISTVLGIYVGTNIISWTLLESKENILEWKYENFLEVPKSDYTFELFNLAWKLMLKIPTADAYVMDETNFNCTLLKSVKQVKVFLQREKLKAMILAFLSQKNLLQGTSMTNEDNEISSLTKNIYLLKYEKVVKLFNLHIGYEVMSSGRVINKLLYEEDCTNDEEKHPVGVYIQKDIMHSYNNEINYIKDQMNWSLLIALTFLQLGVLEKYGYEFV; encoded by the exons atgattCTAGTACAAAAATTGGACATGGTTAGACAATATACAAGttctaatttatttgtaaaacaaATTCGATCTGTATTATATCCTTATAGCAGACTGATGTACTCTaacagaagaaataagaaggaatTAGACTATAATTGTGcccataataattatattttgaaaatattaaatgataaaagaattgattattttaaaag atataaGATTCCTGAATCACATGCAAATAAATTGCATTTACATCGTGAACAATATGGTTCATATAAATCATTAGaagatatattagaaatacaaGATATGACAAAAGAGATATTAGATGCATTTATACattcaattattaatgataaacaGTATAAAAATTTGCAAAGTTTCAGAAGATCAATTATTTTCCCTTCAGCAGATATCCCACGAGAG caAATATCTACTGTATTGGGGATCTATGTAGgaacaaatattattagttGGACATTACTTgaatctaaagaaaatatattggaatggaaatatgaaaatttcttaGAGGTTCCAAAAAGTGATTATACTTTTGAACTATTTAATTTg gCTTGGAAATTAATGTTAAAGATTCCTACGGCTGATGCTTATGTAATGGATGAAACAAATTTCAATTGTACCTTGTTAAAATCTGTAAAGCaagtaaaagtatttttacagagagaaaaattgaaagcaATGATTTTAGCTTTTTTAtcacaaaaaaatttattgcagGGTACTTCGATGACTAATG aaGACAACGAAATTTCATCACTTACAAAGAATATTTATCTACTGAAATATGAGAAAGTTGTGAAACTATTTAACCTTCATATAGGTTACGAAGTAATGTCTTCTGGGagagtaattaataaattactatatGAAGAAGATTGCACAAATGATGAAGAAAAACATCCTGTtggtgtatatatacagaagGACATAATGCACAGTTAtaacaacgaaataaattacataaaagatCAAATGAATTGGTCTTTATTGATTGCTTTAACATTCTTACAATTAGGtgttcttgaaaaatatgGTTATGAATTTGTTTGA
- the LOC122631649 gene encoding ethanolaminephosphotransferase 1-like isoform X1: protein MMYQKMNLETEYLSEEHLTGFENYKYSSLDTSPLSVYVMHPFWNKVVEYCPKWVAPNVLTFSGFLFTVLNFVVFATFDYYFYASSDDHSQYSPIPHWVFAIAAFNIFMAYTLDGIDGKQARRTQTSGPLGELFDHGLDSWTAMLITVCMYSVFGRTDHSVSPLRMYFILWNVFVNFYLSHWEKYNTGVLFLPWGYDASMLATILVFILTSVGGHEAWKFYLPGGISAGIMFEMLLYVSALVSNLPVVLWNIYKSYRDKTGKMRTFPEAIRPLVPLVLLFMISTLWILFSQQNVLEKDPRIIYFAIGTTFSNICCRLIVSQMSNTRCEILPWILLPVTIATILSFVLPEMDLKSMYFVSILSLLAHVHYGTCVVRQMCRHFRIHTFHIKDHSD, encoded by the exons ATGATGTATCAAAAAATGAATCTCGAAACAGAATATTTATCGGAAGAACATTTGACTggttttgaaaattataaa tatagCTCATTGGATACAAGTCCCCTTAGTGTGTATGTTATGCATCCATTTTGGAATAAAGTTGTTGag taTTGTCCAAAGTGGGTAGCACCAAATGTATTAACATTCTCtggatttctttttactgTATTAAACTTTGTGGTATTTGCaacatttgattattatttttatgcatcAAGCGATGATCATTCACAATATTCTCCTATACCTCATTGGGTATTTGCAATAGCTgcatttaatatctttatggCATATACACTTG atGGTATTGATGGAAAACAAGCAAGACGTACACAAACTTCTGGGCCTTTGGGTGAATTGTTTGATCATGGTTTGGACAGTTGGACAGCAATGTTAATCACTGTTTGTATGTACTCAGTTTTTGGAAGGACAGATCATAGTGTTTCTCCATTACGAATGTATTTCATACTTTGGAatgtatttgttaatttttatttaagtcACTGGGAGAAATACAATACAGGTGTGCTATTCCTTCCTTGGGGATATGATGCATCTATGTTG GCAACTATTTTGGTATTTATCTTGACCAGTGTAGGTGGTCATGAAGCATGGAAATTCTACTTGCCAGGAGGAATATCAGCCGGAATAATGTttgaaatgttattatatgtTAGTGCCCTTGTTTCAAACTTACCAGTTGTACTTTGGAATATATACAA atCATATAGAGATAAGACAGGAAAAATGAGAACATTTCCAGAAGCAATAAGACCATTGGTGCCTTTAGTATTGTTATTTATGATTTCTACACTTTGGATATTATTCTCACAACAAAATGTATTGGAGAAGGATCCTCGTATCATATATTTTGCCATTGGCACtactttttctaatatatgc TGTCGCTTAATTGTATCTCAAATGAGCAATACTAGATGTGAAATATTGCCATGGATATTATTGCCAGTGACAATAGCAACTATTCTTTCATTTGTCTTGCCTGAAATGGATCTTAAATCTATGTACTTTGTATCAATTTTATCCTTACTTGCTCACGTTCACTATGGTACCTGTGTG gtGCGTCAAATGTGCCGTCATTTCCGAATTCATACATTCCATATAAAGGATCATTCTGATTGA
- the LOC122631804 gene encoding transcription elongation factor, mitochondrial-like isoform X4, giving the protein MYSNRRNKKELDYNCAHNNYILKILNDKRIDYFKRYKIPESHANKLHLHREQYGSYKSLEDILEIQDMTKEILDAFIHSIINDKQYKNLQSFRRSIIFPSADIPREQISTVLGIYVGTNIISWTLLESKENILEWKYENFLEVPKSDYTFELFNLAWKLMLKIPTADAYVMDETNFNCTLLKSVKQVKVFLQREKLKAMILAFLSQKNLLQGTSMTNEDNEISSLTKNIYLLKYEKVVKLFNLHIGYEVMSSGRVINKLLYEEDCTNDEEKHPVGVYIQKDIMHSYNNEINYIKDQMNWSLLIALTFLQLGVLEKYGYEFV; this is encoded by the exons ATGTACTCTaacagaagaaataagaaggaatTAGACTATAATTGTGcccataataattatattttgaaaatattaaatgataaaagaattgattattttaaaag atataaGATTCCTGAATCACATGCAAATAAATTGCATTTACATCGTGAACAATATGGTTCATATAAATCATTAGaagatatattagaaatacaaGATATGACAAAAGAGATATTAGATGCATTTATACattcaattattaatgataaacaGTATAAAAATTTGCAAAGTTTCAGAAGATCAATTATTTTCCCTTCAGCAGATATCCCACGAGAG caAATATCTACTGTATTGGGGATCTATGTAGgaacaaatattattagttGGACATTACTTgaatctaaagaaaatatattggaatggaaatatgaaaatttcttaGAGGTTCCAAAAAGTGATTATACTTTTGAACTATTTAATTTg gCTTGGAAATTAATGTTAAAGATTCCTACGGCTGATGCTTATGTAATGGATGAAACAAATTTCAATTGTACCTTGTTAAAATCTGTAAAGCaagtaaaagtatttttacagagagaaaaattgaaagcaATGATTTTAGCTTTTTTAtcacaaaaaaatttattgcagGGTACTTCGATGACTAATG aaGACAACGAAATTTCATCACTTACAAAGAATATTTATCTACTGAAATATGAGAAAGTTGTGAAACTATTTAACCTTCATATAGGTTACGAAGTAATGTCTTCTGGGagagtaattaataaattactatatGAAGAAGATTGCACAAATGATGAAGAAAAACATCCTGTtggtgtatatatacagaagGACATAATGCACAGTTAtaacaacgaaataaattacataaaagatCAAATGAATTGGTCTTTATTGATTGCTTTAACATTCTTACAATTAGGtgttcttgaaaaatatgGTTATGAATTTGTTTGA
- the LOC122631804 gene encoding transcription elongation factor, mitochondrial-like isoform X3 — MVRQYTSSNLFVKQIRSVLYPYSRLMYSNRRNKKELDYNCAHNNYILKILNDKRIDYFKRYKIPESHANKLHLHREQYGSYKSLEDILEIQDMTKEILDAFIHSIINDKQYKNLQSFRRSIIFPSADIPREQISTVLGIYVGTNIISWTLLESKENILEWKYENFLEVPKSDYTFELFNLAWKLMLKIPTADAYVMDETNFNCTLLKSVKQVKVFLQREKLKAMILAFLSQKNLLQGTSMTNEDNEISSLTKNIYLLKYEKVVKLFNLHIGYEVMSSGRVINKLLYEEDCTNDEEKHPVGVYIQKDIMHSYNNEINYIKDQMNWSLLIALTFLQLGVLEKYGYEFV; from the exons ATGGTTAGACAATATACAAGttctaatttatttgtaaaacaaATTCGATCTGTATTATATCCTTATAGCAGACTGATGTACTCTaacagaagaaataagaaggaatTAGACTATAATTGTGcccataataattatattttgaaaatattaaatgataaaagaattgattattttaaaag atataaGATTCCTGAATCACATGCAAATAAATTGCATTTACATCGTGAACAATATGGTTCATATAAATCATTAGaagatatattagaaatacaaGATATGACAAAAGAGATATTAGATGCATTTATACattcaattattaatgataaacaGTATAAAAATTTGCAAAGTTTCAGAAGATCAATTATTTTCCCTTCAGCAGATATCCCACGAGAG caAATATCTACTGTATTGGGGATCTATGTAGgaacaaatattattagttGGACATTACTTgaatctaaagaaaatatattggaatggaaatatgaaaatttcttaGAGGTTCCAAAAAGTGATTATACTTTTGAACTATTTAATTTg gCTTGGAAATTAATGTTAAAGATTCCTACGGCTGATGCTTATGTAATGGATGAAACAAATTTCAATTGTACCTTGTTAAAATCTGTAAAGCaagtaaaagtatttttacagagagaaaaattgaaagcaATGATTTTAGCTTTTTTAtcacaaaaaaatttattgcagGGTACTTCGATGACTAATG aaGACAACGAAATTTCATCACTTACAAAGAATATTTATCTACTGAAATATGAGAAAGTTGTGAAACTATTTAACCTTCATATAGGTTACGAAGTAATGTCTTCTGGGagagtaattaataaattactatatGAAGAAGATTGCACAAATGATGAAGAAAAACATCCTGTtggtgtatatatacagaagGACATAATGCACAGTTAtaacaacgaaataaattacataaaagatCAAATGAATTGGTCTTTATTGATTGCTTTAACATTCTTACAATTAGGtgttcttgaaaaatatgGTTATGAATTTGTTTGA
- the LOC122631804 gene encoding transcription elongation factor, mitochondrial-like isoform X2 has protein sequence MILVQKLDMVRQYTSSNLFVKQIRSVLYPYSRLMYSNRRNKKELDYNCAHNNYILKILNDKRIDYFKRYKIPESHANKLHLHREQYGSYKSLEDILEIQDMTKEILDAFIHSIINDKQYKNLQSFRRSIIFPSADIPREQISTVLGIYVGTNIISWTLLESKENILEWKYENFLEVPKSDYTFELFNLAWKLMLKIPTADAYVMDETNFNCTLLKSVKQVKVFLQREKLKAMILAFLSQKNLLQGTSMTNDNEISSLTKNIYLLKYEKVVKLFNLHIGYEVMSSGRVINKLLYEEDCTNDEEKHPVGVYIQKDIMHSYNNEINYIKDQMNWSLLIALTFLQLGVLEKYGYEFV, from the exons atgattCTAGTACAAAAATTGGACATGGTTAGACAATATACAAGttctaatttatttgtaaaacaaATTCGATCTGTATTATATCCTTATAGCAGACTGATGTACTCTaacagaagaaataagaaggaatTAGACTATAATTGTGcccataataattatattttgaaaatattaaatgataaaagaattgattattttaaaag atataaGATTCCTGAATCACATGCAAATAAATTGCATTTACATCGTGAACAATATGGTTCATATAAATCATTAGaagatatattagaaatacaaGATATGACAAAAGAGATATTAGATGCATTTATACattcaattattaatgataaacaGTATAAAAATTTGCAAAGTTTCAGAAGATCAATTATTTTCCCTTCAGCAGATATCCCACGAGAG caAATATCTACTGTATTGGGGATCTATGTAGgaacaaatattattagttGGACATTACTTgaatctaaagaaaatatattggaatggaaatatgaaaatttcttaGAGGTTCCAAAAAGTGATTATACTTTTGAACTATTTAATTTg gCTTGGAAATTAATGTTAAAGATTCCTACGGCTGATGCTTATGTAATGGATGAAACAAATTTCAATTGTACCTTGTTAAAATCTGTAAAGCaagtaaaagtatttttacagagagaaaaattgaaagcaATGATTTTAGCTTTTTTAtcacaaaaaaatttattgcagGGTACTTCGATGACTAATG ACAACGAAATTTCATCACTTACAAAGAATATTTATCTACTGAAATATGAGAAAGTTGTGAAACTATTTAACCTTCATATAGGTTACGAAGTAATGTCTTCTGGGagagtaattaataaattactatatGAAGAAGATTGCACAAATGATGAAGAAAAACATCCTGTtggtgtatatatacagaagGACATAATGCACAGTTAtaacaacgaaataaattacataaaagatCAAATGAATTGGTCTTTATTGATTGCTTTAACATTCTTACAATTAGGtgttcttgaaaaatatgGTTATGAATTTGTTTGA